CTGGAAATGCAAAGAAACATGTGAAGGAAAAGTCTTCAATATAGAATCTCAGCAGCAACAAACCCAAGTCAAACTCCAAATTGGTAAGTAACTATTTGAATACCTAGTTAACATTTCGATAGATAATAAGTAGACAGCTCTCTTCGATGAAGAAATATGAATTCTACTCGCCCTTTTGTACTTAAAATGTCATGTCAATGAAATTTTCAACGCATTATGTACTAAATATGAATTCTCTAGGCAGTGACATGCAACATGTATAAAAACCCATCGTAATCATATGGAATTTGTTGACAGTGCAGATTGTAGTTCATTTTTGGTTGAAAATTCTCGGTTATTCACctgatgttttttattttataaccCTTTGATCGTGGTACAAAACGTTTAGTTGCTTCTCTTATAATTTCTTGTGTTGTaaactagggtgtacaaactggtgcacgTGTTAAAAAAATTTGATTACATAAGCTTACATTTGGATAAATACTAAGGTGTACAAAACTGGTGCATATGTTGAAAAAATTACTCCATAAGCTTATATGCTTGATTCCAAAAGTGGTGATCCTTGAAAACTATGCGATACTTTGAACACTCGCCTTACAAGTTTTTTCACATTTTGTTATCGAATTGTTAATGTGCACAGTGCACATAGTTGTACgcatgttgattcttaatgtgtacataattgtacacctgttggtttttaatgtgcacatagttgtacacccttTGATCGTTAATGTGCATATAACtatacacatattggttgttaatGAGTGCACATGTTGTTCTTGGAttggatatttattttgattcttaatGCAACATGCAATCAAAGGTCAAGTTTTATTTCCTCTAGATTTCAACTTCATTGATAACTTGGACGTACGTTCCATACTTTCACGTCACTGGGATTGTGTATGTAGCTTGAGACTTAGGTTTTTTTGGTTGTAGTTCATTGTATCAGTATCGTAATCTGAATATTCTTAATTTGCAGCTCATCCATCTCGTTCTCGAGTCAAGAAGACTGATTCACTTGGATATTATTACTCTCTGTACTAGTAACAATGCTCATATGTGGTGGTGACTTGTGGACATCATCGTAGAGTTTTTGTTTTTTGGTGTCTAGTATTTTTAAGGATTGTCCTCATCCAGATGAGAAACAAAGTAGAGATTTAGGTCTCAAACCTCGCCAGACTAATTCTGGTTTCAGAATAGAAGGACCCAGATGAAGGTAATCCATGCTCACTCTATCTGATATAAATTTTCTTCTTTCACTTTTTAGTTAAGAATGGTTGAATCTTAACTTCCCATTATTAGGCACAACATGAACGAGCAGATGatagtgtacataattgtacacacatGTTATGTTATTTAGGTGTACGTAGTTGTCCATATATtgattatttaggtgtacatagttgtacacttgtgCACTTGCGGAGCTATATTTTATGTATACAAACCCAAAATTAGGGAAAGCACTAATGTGTACAGGTGTTGGATTTTTTATCGGTAAAAGTAAGCTTTGAAATTCAATCTCCAAACTGAATTTTGACCATTGTATTGTTCGCAGAGTTCAAGCAGATTAAAGGTGCTTCCTTTGAGTTGTTCAAGGAAATTCCCAATAGAGTTTCCGGTTTCACAGTACTCGGTTAGTGATCTTCACCTATAATTCTTCTTGGTTTTAACTTTACGTGTCGATAAACTGGTTCAAGTTATAACATAGGAAGATGTGTTCACTTAGTATAGAAATTTTACATGTGATATATTTTAATTAAACGTGTGACGTTAGAAGCTGTGTACCATGCAGCCTCAATCGCCAATGCACTTAATAAAGTATGTTGATTTCTGGCATTAAAATGAAGTGGCATTATAGGTTAGTGAGATGATTACATATACTTTATTGATCATGATACCTTATTAAAATGATTCtgaaattacatgtgtacatatttctacacctataatataagtgtacattgtCATACACATGTGAtagaaattacatgtgtacatagtAGCCCATTTTAGGACTCTTAATCAAGTTTTAATGAACAATCTTTCTTCGTTTTTTGGATGACGAATCAGTGATGCCATGATTAACTGAATGTCGGTTACGACAGAAATGTTAGGGCTGTCTGATTGCTCCAATACTGTCAATTGTATCAATACTTCTCCAGCAAGCATCAATTCAAGCATCTTTCCACTATAACAACGTAGAGATTGTAGAATCAAGGCCAAGTGCAGGAGTAAGTTAAACTAAAATCCAAATTAGTTGAGGAACTAGATCTGATCCACATAATAAACACAGGCTTGCTAATGTATCAATCCAGCCAAATAATCATATCTACTGTATCTTTATAAATGTTGCTTCTATTTGACCACAGAAACTTCCATCAACGGATGTAACTCAAATTGCCAACAACCTCTCGAATCTCGGTCAGATATACAACAAAAAAGATCATTCAACAAAAGTATTGGTAAGCATATATTCTTAAAAGTACGTAAGAATTAACcggtgtattttcttgtacaccagttataTGGATGCATATAAAAGTGCACTTCTTTTTTTCGTgcttgttataccaggtgtatatgcttgtacaccTTGCTCTTGCTCGTAGAGCTTCAATGGAGGAAGAGAGGGCAAGACAGGACACTGCTGCAAGGGCTGCAGAAGAAAAAGGAGGTGGACATGCGTCAAGTTCACATGATACAACTATGACTGAAAACGTTGGCATTATGTCTGATGGAGCTAATACATGCGATTTGATGGCAGGTCTCATGCTTTTGATATTTGTATCATCTGATTTTCTTACTGTGAATGTGAATTACATGATATTCAAAAATGAGGATACTATATCCTTGAGGTCCACATCTCTGTGATTATAGTTGGAACTGCCATGTCTTGTTAGAGTAGCTTAGAGTTTAACTTCTTCAAAATTTTAGCAAACACCACGTAAAGTCGTTCTTGCGGTGCTTCTTGCTATATCCGGCACTGATTTAACTGTATTTATCCATGCACTCTCTAGCATCCACTGTTGTATATTCATATCGTTTTAGACAATCTTTTTTGTCTTGTCACAAAAATCTTGATATAGGACACACAGGTTCCTCTAGGTTATTCTTGATCCTTGGAAATTTGCACAACTGTTGCTTGCAGATTTTCTTCTTAATTTACTATGACAGAATGTTGATATGTATctaacatttttcttctttttaatctGAATATGGTAACAGGATGATGACACTGCATTGCTAGAGCGAGCACTCGCAATGTCACTGAATGACCATCGGTCTATTCCATCTGGTGGAATATCATTGGAAGACACCGATATGTTTGaggcaactatcacaaggttaTTTGCACTTGGTAAGTTACTTGCATAGCAATGACTTATGTCGCTCATAATCTCAAAATGGTAGAGCGCCAAAGTTTGCAGAGGTTGATGGTTTAAATCCATTTGAGTTTCCATGTTATGTTTATTTAATATGGATAGCGTTATTTTTgtatgtgtacatatttgtacaccaatgtaaactaagtttttgaaaaaaatgagaattatatagtcatatgagtACTCTTTTTGTatctctcggaaagagctttctgtatatataaagtttgcggattttggacaaacggttcgaaatataaattgtttttatttttttgtatattatttaaaactgctggcatcatcatgagtcactttgggttgaactgtaaatatttggactaaattgtaaatccggaggttatatgtgtattttctatattttaaataacttttggactaaattgtacctagttaactcggAATGGACTAATCCGTACTTTTTGACGCGTTTTTGGACTGAACcgctttttccctaaaaaatatACTTAGTTTGCCAAGCCACCTAGTACGGCATGGAACTTTTTGGCATACTCCATAGGAACCAGCTTTATCTGTCAGCTTACTGTTTTCTAAACAATCTTATTATAGGGGTGGCatgttttattagaggggcgacattctaataggacaaaaagggtcattacatgatcattcaaggtgtcccttatcaaaaaattggaaatgacaaattaaccctcattattgataacctagtttagtgatgatgattaatttcacttatattaactcaaaatcaaaacaaaatcagatttttagagttaaaaagaaaaaagtttagaggagaagaaaaagaaaaacttttgtgatatttgtgaaaccctagattttgattcactcaaccaaaatgagtgattccagtgacccggtatacttctaaattagttcccattagctttttctcgctcaaaattatctaaaattcgtaacaaaatcaaaacttttaaattttcagaagaatttacggttgcaattttgctcgtgaccaaccgtaactcttagttacggttcgtaagttatcgaataccaaccgtaactggttaaatttggggaagatccaattgtaaaaccagttacggttggtaattaaatttggacagcaatcgtaactaaattacggttggtaactaatgaatcgagaccaaccgtaactaccctacggttggtgtgtcaggctaacttttgaaccgtaaatcattatttgataaattattaaaacacaagactatttacggttggtatggttgtttgagtaacaaaccgtaactcaattacggttgataaatatgatgcaaatacaaaccataactgaacatatttctcaaaactaagaacttacggttggtatttgagttaaaaccaactgtaacatcaacccaatctacaattacggttcgtatttgagttattaccaaccgtaactcacatgcaaccagaaatttcaatttcaattttcatacaaaaccctaataatttgatacaaaattaacttaaatccaacacgataaactaaaccctaactgggtttttccaaacatttttcgaatcgtcgattaatcgaagacgatgaaattttcagttttaatggaggttacgcttgatggaggagaagagaagatgaagaagatgatgaaaaaaactgatttgattttttctgattcattaggtttacaaaaattgatttgattttggttgatttaaggtgaaaagggtaatctagtcaatttacatcccctttaggacatcccctaaccaatcaaagggacattactatcataATACCGCCCCTCTAGTAaatcatgccgcccctataataagaTTGTTTCTGAACAGAAGGCAACGTGGTCACTGAGAAACCCAATCGAGCCAACTGCTTCAAAAGACGCACCACAAATAGCAATGCCTTTTTCTGGACAAGTATGGTCTTCTCTGTGAACGCAGAAAGAAAAAAAGTGAATCATTTTACCTGCAAAGAAAGAGACAGAGAACAGAAACATCCTTAAAAGATCTAATAAACTCCCTATCCGACGCCTTCACAATCCCTGATTTCTCTCTCAAAAATTTCTCCAAGTTTTCATTTTCTTACTGTCAAACAGAAACCTAACaaattgaaaagagaaaaagaatgaATAACAAGGAGCCTAGCAAGGGCTGAGTCAAAAATGTCAGAAGGAATCCAGTTTCATCATAGGCATATCTTATTCGTAACATCCTTCTACCATGTCGATGTGAGTATCTCCCTGTTTCCGTATAAGTTTCAATATCTCATACTTCTCTAgttattagggtttttgaatcaaTTAAGGTTTATCCCGATTTAAGTAAGCTTAGTCCGATTATATCCGCCCATTTAGGTTTCTTGGCTATATTTTGTTGGGTTTTTATAGGTTGGGGATTGATTAAACCATTTAAATTGGCATCAATTTATTTTGGATTTGCTCGGTGTCGAAAACCATACAGTCCTTTGTTACGTAATTCATTTGGTATTATCATCCGACAACTTTACTAGAGAGGCAATTTTTATGCGTGTAGCTACTGAAGTAGCTCAGGAGTTGTTGATTAAGTGTAAGAAATGAATTCTAATCTGCCTTTTTGGTTGATTCTATTcggcatttttttttctttgttgaattTGGTTTTAATCAATTTGTGACAAATAATGCTTAATGAAGGCTGCAAGGTGCTGAAGTAATCACATTACATCATGTCCTTAGTTAGTCATGCTTTGAGTACTGTAATAGGTAAAGTATTAAAAACTTAATCTAGCATGTCAGAGGATATTCCAGCAGACATCAAAAACATTTAACATGGGATTTGTAAGTTTGCTGTGAAGTTGTTGAAGCATCTCTTTGTTTGCTCAGCTGCCAGAACTTTTTGTTTGATAATGTATGATTATCATTTACGCAATATTGATCTAGTGTAGGGATCTTATTATATGGGTCTTCTTCCTCTTTGGCTTTGTTCGGGATCATTTTGTTTTCCAGTTTATTACCCTTTATAATTAATTTATTCCAATTCTTAACTAATCTCCCGCTGGTTAAAAGAGCATTTTTCTGCAACTTCGTAAGCCATTTCTCCTACTTTAATGCGATATAGGTGGAAGATCACAAAGAACAGCTGTGATTTGTAGCGCACCATAGTATATTCTGTGTATGGGTAACCGTAAATTAGGTCACCCAGTAATCACGTTATAATCAGGCTATTGCGAAACATCAAGATATTGTGGTGTCTGCGATTTGTCTGTCGATTTAGCTTCTGACATTTTTGGCTGAAATGTAGGTTTTCGGCATTCCGAAACATAAAAAAAGCTGCACATTTCCTTAAAGCAAACAAGAGAAGTAGTCTTTTAGAAGTTCAAAGGCATGGAGGAACCGTTACAGCTGGACTTCCTTCCTTCACACATAGGTTCTCTAGTAGAGGGCAGTTTGCAAAGACATTCTATGAAACGAAGTCGAAGGAAAACTTATATTGTTCCTCTAAGAGGTTCTCAGTTCTTTGTGCCAGTAAAACAGTGACATATCATGCCCAGATTGCTTGGAAGCATATATCTCACATATGTTCCTACCGGGGGCCAGTTTTTCCACCGATAAGTAGGATTGCTTGTGCTGTGAGCCTGGCTTTAACCAGATCGAATTTGATAGCTCCTAGCATCATTGGTCTCATTATTGGAGAAGTAGCATGGACACAGAGGGCATTTGCAGACGCCGGAAGTTTCCCAGTGAATAATTTATACATGCATGCACAAGATGGCCATGTTTATTTCACATCATTCTTGTTTTCAATCATTGAAGTGTTCGTTATTTTGTTGAGAGCATTGTATTTGGCAATTTTGTTCTCTCCCAGCATCGCGATGGCTCCGTTTGCGGATTCTTTTGGTGTTCAGTTTAGGAAAATGTGGCTGCAAATTGTCCATCGTACATTAGAAAGGGCAGGTCCAGCTTTTATAAAATGGGGTCAGTGGGCAGCTACACGACCTGATCTTTTCCCCAGTGATTTGTGCACTGAGCTTACAAAGCTCCACAGTAACGCCCCAGCACATAGCTTTGCATGCACGAAAAGAACTATTGAGAATGCATTTGGTAGGAAACTTCCTGaagtttttgagaattttgagGAGGAACCTGTAGCTTCCGGAAGTGTTGCCCAGGTGCATCGAGCTACTCTGAGATTCTGCTATCCTGGTCAAAAGATTAAACCCATTTCTGTTGCTGTAAAGGTTAGGCATCCTGGAGTTGGTGAAGCGATCAGGAGGGATTTTGTAATCATTAATACTGTAGCTAAAATCTCAACTTTAGTGCCAACTTTGAAGTGGTTGAGACTGGATGAAAGTGTGCAGCAGTTTGCTGTTTTTATGATGTCTCAGGTTGATCTTGCAAGGGAAGCTGCTCATTTAAGCcgttttatatataattttcgcAGATCTAAAGATGTTTCTTTCCCTAAACCCTTGTACCCGCTTGTGCATCCTGCTGTTTTAGTGGAGACCTATGAGCATGGAGAAAGTGTTTCTCACTTTGTCGATGAACTTGAAGGGAACAACCAGATAAAAAGTGCTCTTGCACACATTGGGACTCATGCGCTTCTCAAGATGCTACTGGTATTAAATATTCGTCGAAGTTGATTGCTACCCTTTATCAagttttactatttatttggaatACTTTATGAGATCTAGTCTTCTTTATTTCAGGTTGACAATTTTATCCATGCAGATATGCATCCAGGAAATATACTTGTTAGAGTGGCTAAGAACAAGCATTCACCTGAAGGGCTTTTCAAATCTAAGCCTCACGTGGTTTTCCTTGACGTAGGCATGACAGCTGAACTCTCTAAGAGTGACAGATTAAATTTATTAGATCTTTTTAAAGCTGTTGCCCTTCGTGATGGACGCACGGCTGCCAAGTGCACGCTTAGTTTATCTAGAAAACAGAAGTGCCCGGACCCTGAGGCATTCATAGAGGTAACTCTTTAAATCATCCATGTTAGAAAAAGAAGTTCTAAACCTTCATGCAATTTGCTTGTGGTGTAGCTTATTCCAAGCAGAAAAATGTATAGCTTTAAGTATCTAGTTCTATGTTGAAAAAAGAGATAGCATACCAAAAAATTGTGGTGCTGTCTAACAGGAATTGGAGAAGACATTCAGTTTCTGGGGTACGACAGAAGGTGGTAATCTCCATCCAGGAGAGTGCATGCAGCAATTGCTTGAGAAGGTTCGGCGACATAAAGTCAATATCGATGGAAATGTTTGTACTGCAATGGTAACCACCTTGGTTCTTGAGGTAATCTCTTGCACTTAACTTACCGCAATGTCATCCATAATGAACCTTGCTAGATGATTTTGACTTGGTAATGAATCTCTGTCCTAAAAAGACATGCAAATGGAAAATGGTTTGATATGGTTGAACATGATCATATTCATGTTCTCTACAAAGAGAGACTCATTTTTGTCTTTGCTGCATCTTATTCCTACTCTGGTGCTCAGGGTGGTGCTAATTTTGCTAGGTTCAATGAATTCATTAGTCATGTATATTGATAATTTTAAACCGCATGAAAAGAGACGAATGAAAAATTGATAAAATTATAGTATCGGAGTAAATTTGTTTAGTGGCTGAGTGTTATATATTCTTTTTATGTATATCTGCATGTGGAATGGCAGTGAAGGTTGCTGATGTAATTACAGTTTTTTCAAAAATTGTCAAAATTTTGAAGATCTGTCAATCTACTTATCAAACATTTTGGTTGACTTTTTGTTGTTGTAGGGTTGGCAGCGAAAGCTTGATCCAGATTATAATGTACTAGACACACTTAAAACATTATTATTCAGAGCGGACTTGTCAGAGTCTCTCTCCTATACAATCGAAAGACTCATGGCCCCATGAGGTATAAGCGGAATGAAAATTACAACGTTAGGAGGATTGTGATACTGTCGTTGCACAGCAATAACATCCTCTGTAATCTGAGTGTTTCTTGgtttaactttttttcttctcccAAGCACAATTTTGAAGCCTCACCAATTCTTTAAGCAAAAGAGAACAATAATGAAGGAAGCCGCAGAGGAAATCAAATAAAGAGATTcttatttatttcatttttgcACATCTAATCTGTAATATATTTGGATAGTCCATTATTCAAATTTCGAATTTATGTGCaagtaaaatacacaagcgtCAGCAAATAAATAGACCTGGTAAAAAggggaaaataaaattaaaaagaagCCCGTCAGGCAAGGAAAGAATTGTAAGACGAGTAAAGTAAGCAAACTGGCTTTCAGCGTTGCGCTGATTTGGCTTCTCTTTTCTTGGATGGTGTCTTTATACTCCATCCCAAAACGTGTATTTCATCGGTCTGTTTTGTTATAGAAGTTTATCCAAATTTACGTGTACGTTATAAATAGATATGGACGCGCAGTTAATTAACTATTTCCCTAAGGCGCTTGA
Above is a genomic segment from Papaver somniferum cultivar HN1 chromosome 10, ASM357369v1, whole genome shotgun sequence containing:
- the LOC113318277 gene encoding probable serine/threonine-protein kinase abkC; the encoded protein is MSMFSAFRNIKKAAHFLKANKRSSLLEVQRHGGTVTAGLPSFTHRFSSRGQFAKTFYETKSKENLYCSSKRFSVLCASKTVTYHAQIAWKHISHICSYRGPVFPPISRIACAVSLALTRSNLIAPSIIGLIIGEVAWTQRAFADAGSFPVNNLYMHAQDGHVYFTSFLFSIIEVFVILLRALYLAILFSPSIAMAPFADSFGVQFRKMWLQIVHRTLERAGPAFIKWGQWAATRPDLFPSDLCTELTKLHSNAPAHSFACTKRTIENAFGRKLPEVFENFEEEPVASGSVAQVHRATLRFCYPGQKIKPISVAVKVRHPGVGEAIRRDFVIINTVAKISTLVPTLKWLRLDESVQQFAVFMMSQVDLAREAAHLSRFIYNFRRSKDVSFPKPLYPLVHPAVLVETYEHGESVSHFVDELEGNNQIKSALAHIGTHALLKMLLVDNFIHADMHPGNILVRVAKNKHSPEGLFKSKPHVVFLDVGMTAELSKSDRLNLLDLFKAVALRDGRTAAKCTLSLSRKQKCPDPEAFIEELEKTFSFWGTTEGGNLHPGECMQQLLEKVRRHKVNIDGNVCTAMVTTLVLEGWQRKLDPDYNVLDTLKTLLFRADLSESLSYTIERLMAP